The following are encoded together in the Arcobacter aquimarinus genome:
- a CDS encoding endonuclease/exonuclease/phosphatase family protein, producing the protein MFKLILLFLSFLSLNAQNIKIASYNVENLFDLKNDKTEYQEFIPNGKALWNQRNFNIKLNNLVKVISDLDADIIALQEIENRDLIKLLQKNLPKYKYYSFIKYPNSAVGLGILSKIEIKNSKNLDVKFETKLFRPILETTFIYENTEFKVFNNHWPSKAVGESYRIKYAKTLQDRLVELEKDYDYVLIGDFNADYNEFETFKKSQKLNNTMGITGINQVLNTTINEKFVTYDDILKEEKRVHYNLWLDIKANERFSTKFKNQNNTPDNIIISPALFDNKKLSYIPNSFQVFKPDYLYKNNEIIRWKMSNDKFLKIHKGEGFSDHLPIFAEFSIQKGDKNPLKQIEKEEISTILDLYKKEKLIEPIFLEDVVVIYKEDDKAIIKKVNDRAIYLYNNAKELKEGISYDLQINQIQNFNGLKEIKDFIVEEEKKEVTNYKDFYLDASSIDIFDFKYDNEIITNLKGLVKNSRLYLDENRFIKLYAKNRDLLPKNGEYITILRGHLASYKGNKQIIIHNLSDYKIGN; encoded by the coding sequence TTGTTTAAATTAATCTTACTTTTTTTATCTTTTCTTTCACTAAATGCTCAAAATATAAAAATAGCTTCATATAATGTAGAAAATCTTTTTGATTTAAAAAATGATAAAACAGAATATCAAGAGTTTATTCCAAATGGAAAAGCTTTATGGAATCAAAGAAATTTTAATATAAAATTAAATAATTTAGTAAAAGTAATTTCAGACTTGGATGCTGATATTATTGCTTTACAAGAGATTGAAAATAGAGATTTAATAAAACTTTTACAAAAAAATCTACCTAAATATAAATACTATTCATTTATAAAATATCCAAATTCTGCTGTAGGACTTGGAATATTATCAAAAATAGAGATTAAAAATTCAAAAAACTTAGATGTAAAATTTGAAACAAAACTTTTTAGACCTATTTTAGAAACAACTTTTATTTATGAAAATACAGAATTCAAAGTTTTTAATAATCATTGGCCTTCAAAAGCTGTTGGAGAAAGCTATAGAATAAAATATGCAAAAACTTTACAAGATAGATTAGTTGAACTTGAAAAAGATTATGATTATGTTCTAATTGGAGATTTTAATGCTGATTATAATGAATTTGAAACCTTTAAGAAAAGTCAGAAATTAAATAATACTATGGGAATAACAGGAATAAATCAAGTATTAAATACCACAATAAATGAAAAATTTGTAACTTATGATGATATATTAAAAGAAGAAAAAAGAGTTCATTATAACTTATGGTTAGATATAAAAGCAAATGAAAGATTCTCTACAAAATTTAAAAATCAAAACAATACTCCTGACAATATAATAATTTCTCCTGCTCTATTTGATAATAAAAAACTATCTTATATCCCAAATTCATTTCAAGTTTTTAAACCAGACTATCTGTATAAAAATAATGAGATAATAAGATGGAAAATGAGTAATGATAAATTTTTAAAAATTCATAAAGGAGAAGGCTTTTCAGATCATCTACCTATTTTTGCAGAATTTTCTATTCAAAAAGGAGATAAAAATCCTTTAAAACAAATAGAAAAAGAAGAAATCTCAACAATTTTAGATTTATATAAAAAAGAAAAATTAATTGAACCCATTTTTTTAGAAGATGTAGTTGTTATATATAAAGAAGATGATAAAGCTATAATAAAAAAAGTAAATGATAGAGCTATATACCTTTATAATAATGCTAAAGAGTTAAAAGAAGGTATCTCTTATGACCTTCAAATAAATCAGATTCAAAATTTTAATGGACTAAAAGAGATAAAAGATTTTATAGTTGAAGAAGAAAAAAAAGAAGTTACAAATTATAAAGATTTTTATTTAGATGCTTCTTCTATAGATATTTTTGACTTTAAATATGATAATGAAATTATTACTAATCTAAAAGGTCTTGTAAAAAATTCAAGATTATATCTTGATGAAAATAGATTTATAAAACTATATGCTAAAAATAGGGATTTACTCCCAAAAAATGGCGAATATATCACTATTTTAAGGGGTCATTTAGCTTCATACAAGGGAAATAAACAAATAATAATACATAATCTATCAGATTACAAAATAGGAAATTAA
- the murJ gene encoding murein biosynthesis integral membrane protein MurJ — translation MLKKAIFTNSSGILVSRILGFIRDLLTASVLGANIYSDIFFIAFKLPNLFRSVFADGAFTQAFIPSYAKSKHKIRFSSVIFLQLFGFLIILSLLVTLFSHIVAKAFAIGFSKETIDLAAPLFAINFYYLPIIFTVTFMAALLQYKHHFATSAYSTALLNLGMISALLISQNMDKYEITFYLSYGVIIGGFLQILVHLIAVKKHNLCKIFHFKKHKKKEENRFYKNFFSATLGSSTMHLSAFIDTWLASFLISGSISYLYYANRVFQLPLAIFAIATSIALFPMVARAIKNKEEYKALALMRKSSIILFAVLSISMLIGIVFDEFIVKLLFERGAFTQEDTVNTALILTMYLIGLLPFGLAKIFSLWLYANEQQFLSAKISMKSLAWNIVFSLILIKPFGAAGLAFASTLSGFILFYLTIKAFGFDKFIKMFKNKV, via the coding sequence ATGTTAAAAAAAGCAATTTTTACAAATAGTTCAGGTATTTTAGTCTCACGAATTTTAGGATTTATAAGAGATTTATTAACAGCATCAGTTTTAGGTGCAAATATCTATTCAGATATATTTTTTATTGCTTTTAAATTACCAAATTTATTTAGAAGTGTTTTTGCTGATGGGGCATTTACACAAGCCTTTATTCCTTCTTATGCAAAATCAAAACATAAAATTAGATTTTCTTCTGTTATATTTTTACAACTTTTTGGATTTTTAATTATATTATCATTACTTGTAACTTTGTTTTCTCATATAGTAGCAAAAGCTTTTGCTATTGGTTTTTCAAAAGAGACTATTGATTTAGCAGCACCTTTATTCGCTATAAATTTTTATTATTTACCTATTATTTTTACAGTAACTTTTATGGCTGCACTTTTACAATACAAACACCATTTTGCAACAAGTGCATATTCAACTGCCTTATTAAATTTAGGAATGATTAGTGCTTTATTAATTTCACAAAATATGGATAAATATGAAATTACTTTTTATCTATCTTATGGGGTAATTATAGGTGGTTTTTTACAAATATTAGTTCATTTAATTGCTGTTAAAAAACATAACTTATGCAAAATTTTTCATTTTAAAAAACATAAGAAAAAAGAAGAAAATAGATTTTATAAAAACTTTTTTTCAGCTACGTTGGGTTCTTCAACTATGCATTTATCAGCTTTTATTGATACTTGGCTAGCTTCATTTTTAATAAGTGGATCTATTTCATACCTTTATTATGCAAATAGAGTTTTTCAACTTCCGCTAGCTATTTTTGCAATTGCAACATCAATCGCCCTATTTCCAATGGTAGCTCGTGCAATTAAAAATAAAGAAGAGTATAAAGCATTAGCTTTAATGAGAAAATCTTCTATTATTTTGTTTGCTGTATTATCAATTTCTATGTTAATTGGGATAGTTTTCGATGAATTTATTGTAAAACTTCTTTTTGAAAGAGGAGCATTTACACAAGAAGACACTGTAAATACTGCTTTAATTTTAACGATGTACTTAATAGGACTTTTACCTTTTGGTTTAGCAAAAATCTTTTCTCTTTGGCTATACGCAAATGAACAACAGTTTTTATCAGCTAAAATATCTATGAAAAGTTTAGCTTGGAATATAGTATTTTCACTTATATTAATCAAACCTTTTGGTGCTGCAGGATTAGCATTTGCTAGTACACTTAGTGGTTTTATATTATTTTATCTAACTATTAAAGCATTTGGTTTTGACAAATTTATAAAAATGTTTAAAAATAAAGTTTAA